The Streptomyces europaeiscabiei genome window below encodes:
- a CDS encoding tyrosine-type recombinase/integrase → MSLAIVRDLRPELRLTTPEELAAFEQDLLSEFVLARASAGISDGTVAGDVGVIVEVRSWFARPLWEMEPCDLDRFFGRHQQGMAHATKVHKAHSLSVYFEFLELRHKPAIHRATGYVVESPLDEINRPRGSTLSRLRVPPPLGEVDHLFSAWRDEVPQARKPLSIVRSYTAMRLASLIGPRVSELSLANVDDIHWELGQFGKILLRGKGRRGKKKERLVPLINGSRSLLEWWVDGPRWQYDDRVDEPQAPLFPSERRAADGSSLRVDTDTLRLHLKKMVAQHLPSQAGKLTPHTLRHFAASELYRQGMDVVAIQELLGHKWINTTMIYVHVNQTHVEDAWVRAGERGRARFGGAS, encoded by the coding sequence GTGTCCCTGGCGATCGTGCGAGACCTGCGTCCGGAACTGCGCTTGACGACGCCGGAGGAGCTCGCGGCCTTCGAACAGGACTTGTTGTCTGAGTTCGTGCTCGCCCGGGCTTCGGCCGGCATCAGCGACGGGACGGTCGCCGGCGATGTCGGCGTGATCGTCGAAGTGCGCTCATGGTTCGCGCGCCCGCTGTGGGAGATGGAACCTTGCGATCTGGACCGGTTCTTCGGCCGACATCAACAGGGCATGGCTCATGCCACAAAGGTCCACAAGGCGCACTCTCTCAGCGTGTACTTCGAGTTCCTTGAACTACGGCACAAGCCCGCCATCCACAGGGCAACCGGCTATGTCGTCGAGTCGCCGTTGGATGAGATCAACCGGCCCCGTGGATCGACCCTGTCCCGGTTGCGGGTTCCGCCGCCGCTCGGGGAGGTCGACCATCTGTTCTCGGCTTGGCGTGACGAGGTGCCGCAGGCGCGTAAACCGTTGTCGATCGTCCGGAGTTACACCGCGATGAGGCTGGCGAGTCTGATAGGTCCCCGGGTCTCGGAGCTGAGCCTGGCGAACGTCGACGACATCCACTGGGAGCTCGGCCAGTTCGGAAAGATCCTTCTGCGGGGCAAGGGGAGGCGCGGCAAGAAGAAGGAACGGCTCGTCCCGCTGATCAACGGAAGCCGTTCGCTGCTGGAGTGGTGGGTCGACGGCCCCCGCTGGCAGTACGACGATCGGGTGGATGAGCCACAGGCGCCGTTGTTCCCCTCGGAGCGGCGGGCCGCAGACGGCTCGAGCCTGCGGGTGGATACCGACACGCTCCGCCTGCATCTGAAGAAGATGGTCGCCCAGCACCTTCCTTCCCAGGCAGGCAAGCTGACGCCGCACACGCTTCGGCACTTCGCTGCCTCGGAGCTCTACCGTCAGGGCATGGATGTAGTGGCGATCCAAGAGCTGCTTGGCCACAAGTGGATCAACACCACCATGATCTACGTACACGTCAACCAGACCCATGTCGAGGACGCGTGGGTCCGTGCCGGTGAGCGTGGACGGGCGCGATTCGGAGGAGCGTCATGA
- a CDS encoding helix-turn-helix domain-containing protein has protein sequence MKWNLRMTAAKRDIWKSSELQRMLADAGLVISAGKMSNLWAGQPVTIRLDDLDVICEVLQCEPSDLLVPEPEKARAKRPEQDESRTAIRPAVGENRRRSGGGPASRNLMPPL, from the coding sequence ATGAAGTGGAACCTGCGGATGACCGCGGCCAAACGGGACATCTGGAAGTCCTCCGAACTCCAGCGCATGCTGGCCGACGCCGGCTTGGTGATCAGTGCGGGCAAGATGTCCAACCTGTGGGCCGGACAGCCGGTGACTATCCGCCTGGACGATCTCGACGTGATCTGCGAGGTGCTGCAATGCGAGCCCAGCGATCTGCTTGTCCCTGAGCCCGAGAAGGCCCGCGCGAAACGACCGGAGCAGGATGAGAGCAGGACGGCCATCCGTCCTGCTGTTGGTGAGAACCGTCGTCGCAGCGGCGGCGGCCCGGCCTCCCGCAACTTGATGCCGCCATTGTGA
- a CDS encoding GNAT family N-acetyltransferase, with the protein MPELKQLHAGHAPAVLAFELANRAYFAASVSDRGDEFFDQFADQYSALLAEQEAGIGAFYVLITEDGSVLGRFNLYRFGDGTAELGYRVAQHVAGRGVATAAVRELCRVAVVRHRLRTLRAATSHNNAASQRVLTSLSSSAC; encoded by the coding sequence GTGCCCGAGCTGAAGCAGTTGCATGCTGGCCATGCTCCGGCGGTTCTGGCCTTCGAGCTGGCGAACCGCGCCTACTTCGCTGCCTCGGTCTCCGACCGCGGTGACGAGTTCTTCGACCAGTTCGCCGACCAGTACAGCGCCTTGTTGGCTGAGCAAGAGGCCGGCATTGGCGCCTTCTACGTGCTCATCACCGAGGACGGCTCCGTTCTGGGCCGGTTCAACCTGTACCGCTTCGGGGACGGTACTGCTGAGCTCGGTTACCGGGTCGCACAGCACGTCGCCGGCCGCGGCGTGGCGACCGCGGCCGTCCGGGAGCTGTGCCGAGTGGCGGTGGTGCGGCACAGGCTGCGCACACTGCGGGCGGCCACCTCCCATAACAATGCCGCGTCCCAGAGGGTGCTGACTTCTCTGTCAAGTTCTGCGTGTTGA